From Danio rerio strain Tuebingen ecotype United States chromosome 7, GRCz12tu, whole genome shotgun sequence, the proteins below share one genomic window:
- the LOC137490251 gene encoding E3 SUMO-protein ligase ZBED1-like produces the protein MERTGQLELQFPSAHAWPTSFAVCCHYSNAEMEGAGSSGEGELKMVERKACFKSDVWKHFGFSLKRNEKGENVTDKEKTICRHCQTVIKYKLGNTSNMRSHLFNHHPEKVREDMGSKIKPGQKTIKEVFTASLPQNSVRAQRITRCIGEYIAKDLRPFSVVDNEGFKRLVNMLEPKYKIPSRPHFSQTVLPALYKETREKVAQSLKQAECISITTDGWTSRATQSYVTITAHAMTSEWEIKAFVLQTRVLFESHTGHNIGEVLKAAVSEWELDMIYNNNHQGIAVVTDNARNMGVAVKKAGLSPHVKCFAHTLNLASQAGLKVNRVSRLLGRVRRVAAFFHRSSTATAVLTSKQQMLNLPVHKLIMDVVTRWNSSLNMIERYLEQQQAIAAALLSSEVRHNAREIDTVDPADIADAEDIVKLLTPLKKATTVLCDESRPTVSLIMPLKHMIQVSMAPCNADSNTVSQMKAAILNDLADRYQGEQAEFLYESSALDPRFRALPHLNNSERDDIFIRLKLKATQMQNQNPREEEGAASGSHKDVSGQSKTYLPQKAHAVGGVSPPSKKTALEDLFSDSFSHRDCRTPHTAQIDADIEMYRKEPSISLTACPLKWWKENAQRYPLLSTLAMSYLSVPATSVPNERVFSVAGDIVNAQRAQLLPDNVDMLIFLKKNLFLSE, from the exons ATGGAGCGTACGGGCCAGCTGGAACTACagttcccatcagcccatgcgtgGCCaacatcctttgcggtctgttgtcactacagtaatgcggaaatggagggTGCTGGTAGTAGCGGCGAAGGAGAGCTGAAAATGGTTGAAAGAAAAGCGTGTTTTAAATctgatgtgtggaagcattttggtttCTCTCTGAAGAGAAACGAGAAAGGAGAAAATGTGACTGACAAAGAAAAAAcgatatgcaggcactgccagactgtgatAAAatacaagttggggaatacgagtAACATGAGGAGCCATTTGTTTAATCATCACCCCGAAAAGGTACGTGAAGATATGGGGAGCAAAATCAAGCCAGGTCAAAAGACTATAAAAGAAGTGTTTACAGCCTCTCTCCCTCAAAACAGTGTGAGAGCACAAAGAATCACGAGATGCATTGGTGAATATATAGCCAAAGACCTACGGCCCTTTTCGGTAGTGGACAATGAAGGTTTTAAGAGGCTAGTAAACATGCTGGAGCCAAAGTATAAAATCCCATCGCGGCCACACTTTAGTCAAACTGTTTTACCAGCTCTTTACAAAGAGACAAGGGAGAAAGTTGCACAGAGCCTCAAACAAGCAGAGTGCATTTCAATCACAACAGACGGGTGGACTTCACGAGCCACTCAGAGCTATGTTACTATCACAGCACATGCTATGACAAGTGAATGGGAGATAAAAGCTTTTGTCCTACAGACACGTGTACTCTTTGAGTCACACACTGGACACAACATAGGCGAGGTGTTAAAAGCTGCTGTTTCAGAGTGGGAGCTTGACATGATTTACAACAACAATCATCAGGGCATCGCTGTGGTTACTGACAATGCAAGAAACATGGGTGTGGCAGTAAAAAAGGCTGGTCTGTCCCCACATGTAAAGTGTTTTGCTCACACCTTAAACCTTGCGTCCCAGGCAGGTTTGAAGGTAAACCGTGTCAGTCGTCTGCTTGGCAGAGTGAGGCGTGTAGCAGCGTTTTTTCACCGCAGTTCAACTGCAACAGCTGTGCTGACCTCCAAGCAGCAAATGTTAAACCTGCCAGTACATAAACTGATAATGGATGTAGTAACTAGGTGGAACAGCTCACTTAACATGATTGAGCGCTACCTGGAGCAACAACAGGCAATTGCTGCAGCCCTACTAAGTTCTGAAGTTAGACACAATGCACGTGAAATAGACACTGTAGATCCAGCTGACATCGCAGATGCTGAGGACATAGTTAAACTTCTCACACCCTTGAAAAAAGCAACCACTGTGCTGTGTGATGAGTCTCGACCAACAGTCTCTCTTATCATGCCTCTTAAACACATGATACAAGTGAGCATGGCACCATGCAATGCAGACTCAAACACCGTCTCTCAAATGAAGGCAGCAATACTGAATGATTTGGCAGACCGTTACCAAGGGGAGCAAGCAGAGTTTCTGTATGAGAGCAGTGCGTTGGACCCCCGGTTCCGGGCACTACCCCATCTGAATAACAGCGAAAGGGATGACATTTTCATCAGGCTCAAGTTAAAAGCAACACAGATGCAGAACCAG AACCCCAGAGAAGAGGAAGGTGCAGCATCAGGCAGCCATAAAGATGTGTCTGGACAGTCAAAAACTTACCTGCCACAAAAAGCACATGCTGTGGGAGGTGTTTCTCCTCCATCCAAAAAGACTGCTCTTGAAGATCTTTTTAGTGATTCTTTTAGTCATAGGGACTGCAGAACACCGCACACTgctcagattgatgcagacattgagaTGTATCGCAAAGAGCCCTCTATCTCTCTCacggcttgtcctctcaagtggtggaaagaaaacgcacaacgttacccactgctgtcaaccttggccaTGTCCTATCTATCTGTCCCAgcaacctcagtcccaaatgagagggttttttctgttgctggggacattgtaaatgcccaaaGAGCCCAGCTTTTGCCAGATAATGTTGATATgctaattttccttaaaaaaaacctGTTTCTGTCTGAATAA